The following are encoded together in the Bacteroidota bacterium genome:
- a CDS encoding GNAT family N-acetyltransferase: protein MAIEKINIERLDEVFTIYKDCKAALDMQGIFQWTDKYPVLSTVEGDIQAQELFGMIEGGKCIGLICLNEKQSPEYSSVDWRCLHGKILVVHRLAVAPDFQKQGIARQLMDFAEGFAKENGYAAIRLDSYSVNARSVTLYSNRGYNNCGQIFFEGREAHFFCFEKPIQ from the coding sequence ATGGCGATTGAGAAAATAAATATTGAGCGATTAGACGAGGTATTTACTATTTACAAGGATTGTAAGGCCGCACTAGACATGCAAGGTATTTTTCAGTGGACTGATAAATACCCTGTACTATCTACCGTTGAGGGGGATATACAAGCGCAGGAGTTGTTTGGGATGATTGAAGGAGGGAAATGTATAGGGCTTATATGCTTAAACGAGAAGCAATCACCTGAATACTCGTCGGTTGATTGGAGATGTTTACACGGAAAGATATTAGTGGTACATCGGCTGGCTGTTGCCCCTGATTTTCAGAAGCAAGGTATAGCACGGCAATTAATGGATTTTGCCGAGGGTTTTGCAAAAGAAAACGGGTATGCTGCCATTCGTTTAGATTCGTATAGTGTTAATGCTCGCTCCGTAACCTTGTATAGCAACAGAGGGTATAACAATTGCGGGCAAATATTTTTTGAGGGTAGGGAAGCTCATTTTTTCTGTTTTGAAAAGCCTATACAATAA